The segment GATAGTTATTTTACTATTTGCACAAAATAGGGTAAAGGAAATTACTTAATAAACTAAGGAAGTATTAATACAAACTAGAAAACTTATCCGGTTTTGCTTCGTGCATAATCGCATACACTTTTTCAAAGACATCTTCTACAGAAGGTTTTGAGAAATAATCACCATCAGTTCCGTATGCCGGACGATGTTCTTTTGAAGTCAGCGTTTGAGGTTGGCTATCCAAATATTGGTAGCCATTATGTTCTTCTATAATTTGCTGCAAAAGATAAGCAGATGCGCCACCAGGAACATCTTCATCAATCACTAACAGGCGGTTTGTTTTCATAACTGATTTTACGCAGTCTTTATTGATGTCAAATGGCAACAACGATTGGGCATCGATAATTTCTACATCAATACCAACTTCCAGTAATTCTTTTGCTGCCTGTTCTATAATTCGAAGTGTTGAGCCATAAGAAACAATGGTAATGTCACTACCGGTTTTGATGGTTTCTACCACTCCAATCGGAGTTTTGAATTCACCTAAATTGGTTGGCATTTTTTCTTTTAAACGATAACCGTTCAAACATTCAATTACCAAAGCCGGTTCATCAGTTTCTAACAAAGTGTTATAAAAACCAGCTGCTTTAGTCATATTTCTCGGTACCAAAACGTGAATACCACGAATTGCATTGATAATCATTCCCATTGGTGAACCCGAATGCCAGATTCCTTCCAAACGATGGCCACGAGTTCTGATAATCAAAGGCGCTTTTTGTCTGCCTCGCGTTCTGTATTGTAGTGTGGCCAAATCATCACTCATGATTTGAATCGCATATAACAAATAATCTAAATATTGAATTTCGGCAATTGGGCGCAAACCACGCATTGCCATTCCGATTCCTTGTCCGAGAATGGTAGCTTCACGAATTCCGGTATCGGCCACACGAAGTTCTCCGTATTTTTCCTGCATGCCTTCCAATCCTTGGTTAACATCACCAATGTTTCCGGCATCTTCACCAAAAACCAATACTTCAGGATATTTATTGAATATCGCATCAAAGTTATCACGCAATAACAAACGCGCATCGACTTCGTCGGCAGCATCGTCATAAGTGGCTTTTACTTCAGTGACATTCAGTATGTTTTTATCCGATTGAGAATATAAATGAGAGCTGAATTTTGGTTGGATTTTGTCCAGGTAATTTGTTATCCAGGTTGCCAATTGTGCTCTGCCATTTTCATTAACAAGCAATCGCAAAACTTTACGGGCAACAGCTAAAATTTCTTTACGGATAGGTTCTTTTATGGCTGCTAAATCAACAGCCTGTTTTTCGATAAAAACTTTATTAGCACTTGAACTTGCTATGCTGTTTAACAACGAAATTAATTCCAGTTGCTCTTCTTTCATCGGAGAAATAAAAGCTGCCCAAGCCACTTTTTTACCTTCTAAAACTTCTTTTTTGGAGTTGGCCTGAATGGCATCTAATTCTTCGGCTGTAGCCAAATCATTTTGAAGTAACCAAGTTCTCATTTGCGCCACGCAGTCAAACTCGGTTTCCCAAGCTAAACGGTCAGCGTCTTTATAACGTTCGTGTGAACCCGAAGTTGAATGTCCTTGTGG is part of the Flavobacterium sangjuense genome and harbors:
- a CDS encoding alpha-ketoacid dehydrogenase subunit alpha/beta encodes the protein MSETTSKTEITFEDFKQEVLNDYKIATISRECSLLGRKEVLTGKAKFGIFGDGKEVPQLAMAKAFQNGDFRSGYYRDQTFMMAIGELTIQQFFAGLYGHPDLEHDPMSAGRQMGGHFTTHSIDENGNWKNLTQQKNSSADISPTAGQMPRLLGLAQASKIYRNVRGLENFTNFSNNGNEVAWGTIGNASSSEGPFFETINAAGVLQVPMVISVWDDEYGISVHARHQTTKENISEILKGFQRDEHNNGYEILTVKGWDYPALVATYEKAAEIAREEHVPVLIHVQELTQPQGHSTSGSHERYKDADRLAWETEFDCVAQMRTWLLQNDLATAEELDAIQANSKKEVLEGKKVAWAAFISPMKEEQLELISLLNSIASSSANKVFIEKQAVDLAAIKEPIRKEILAVARKVLRLLVNENGRAQLATWITNYLDKIQPKFSSHLYSQSDKNILNVTEVKATYDDAADEVDARLLLRDNFDAIFNKYPEVLVFGEDAGNIGDVNQGLEGMQEKYGELRVADTGIREATILGQGIGMAMRGLRPIAEIQYLDYLLYAIQIMSDDLATLQYRTRGRQKAPLIIRTRGHRLEGIWHSGSPMGMIINAIRGIHVLVPRNMTKAAGFYNTLLETDEPALVIECLNGYRLKEKMPTNLGEFKTPIGVVETIKTGSDITIVSYGSTLRIIEQAAKELLEVGIDVEIIDAQSLLPFDINKDCVKSVMKTNRLLVIDEDVPGGASAYLLQQIIEEHNGYQYLDSQPQTLTSKEHRPAYGTDGDYFSKPSVEDVFEKVYAIMHEAKPDKFSSLY